A window of Brachybacterium fresconis contains these coding sequences:
- the nadA gene encoding quinolinate synthase NadA has translation MTTTHSSVDLTLRDISAGTTTGSSCSTELLDAPWDVDARDPGYGPGASMADPIPAAAPRQGEIPQEYRDASAEELDRRIRAAKAELGDRAVVLGHFYQRDEVIQYADHVGDSFQLATAATARTEAEAIIFCGVHFMAETADLLSGPDQAVILPNLAAGCSMADMADIDQVEECWEQLMEVYGGETPGVDGRMPVIPVTYMNSSADIKGFVGRHGGIVCTSSNASTVLEWAFERGQRVLFFPDQHLGRNTAKAMGISLDEMPMWNPGRPLGGNDEQTLHDAKVVLWHGFCSVHKRFTTAQIDTARAEHPGVRVIVHPECPMPVVDAADESGSTDYIRRAIEGAAEPTTFAIGTEINLVQRLAAQHPQHTIFCLDPVVCPCSTMYRIHPGYLAWALESLLDGEVINRISVGEDVAEPARAALERMLAAKPAPDSAAPASSVTPGPGSAPASSTAAER, from the coding sequence ATGACCACCACCCACAGCTCCGTCGACCTGACCCTCCGCGACATCTCGGCCGGCACCACCACCGGCAGCAGCTGCTCCACCGAGCTGCTCGACGCCCCCTGGGACGTCGACGCCCGCGACCCCGGCTACGGCCCCGGCGCCTCGATGGCAGACCCGATCCCGGCCGCCGCCCCGCGCCAGGGAGAGATCCCCCAGGAGTACCGCGACGCGAGCGCCGAGGAGCTGGACCGCCGGATCCGCGCCGCGAAGGCGGAGCTCGGGGACCGTGCGGTGGTGCTCGGGCACTTCTACCAGCGCGACGAGGTCATCCAGTACGCCGACCACGTGGGCGACTCCTTCCAGCTCGCCACCGCCGCGACGGCCCGCACCGAGGCCGAGGCGATCATCTTCTGCGGGGTGCACTTCATGGCCGAGACCGCCGATCTGCTCTCCGGGCCCGACCAGGCCGTGATCCTGCCCAACCTCGCCGCCGGCTGCTCGATGGCGGACATGGCGGACATCGACCAGGTCGAGGAGTGCTGGGAGCAGCTCATGGAGGTCTACGGCGGCGAGACGCCGGGGGTCGACGGCCGGATGCCGGTCATCCCCGTGACCTACATGAACTCCTCCGCGGACATCAAGGGCTTCGTGGGCCGCCACGGCGGCATCGTGTGCACCTCCTCGAACGCTTCGACGGTGCTGGAGTGGGCCTTCGAGCGCGGGCAGCGGGTGCTGTTCTTCCCCGACCAGCACCTGGGCCGCAACACCGCCAAGGCCATGGGGATCTCCCTGGACGAGATGCCGATGTGGAACCCCGGCCGACCCCTCGGCGGCAACGACGAACAGACCCTGCACGACGCCAAGGTGGTGCTCTGGCACGGCTTCTGCTCGGTCCACAAGCGCTTCACGACGGCGCAGATCGACACGGCCCGCGCCGAGCACCCCGGCGTGCGGGTCATCGTCCACCCCGAGTGCCCCATGCCCGTGGTCGACGCGGCCGACGAATCCGGCTCCACCGACTACATCCGCCGCGCCATCGAGGGCGCCGCCGAGCCCACCACCTTCGCCATCGGCACCGAGATCAACCTGGTCCAGCGCCTGGCCGCCCAGCACCCGCAGCACACGATCTTCTGCCTCGACCCGGTGGTGTGCCCCTGCTCGACGATGTACCGAATCCACCCCGGCTACCTCGCCTGGGCCCTCGAATCGCTGCTGGACGGCGAGGTCATCAACCGCATCAGCGTCGGCGAGGACGTCGCCGAGCCCGCCCGGGCGGCCCTGGAGCGGATGCTCGCCGCGAAACCCGCGCCGGACAGCGCCGCCCCGGCGTCGAGCGTCACCCCGGGGCCGGGTTCCGCCCCGGCGTCGAGCACCGCCGCGGAGCGCTGA
- the nadB gene encoding L-aspartate oxidase, with amino-acid sequence MAREQEAGLGTEVLVVGSGIAGLTAALRASRHADVLLVTKTELADGSTRHAQGGIAGALDPSDSPAAHARDTLAAGAGLGETEAVRVLCQGGPDAIADLIARGVDFDRAADGTYACGLEGAHGRPRILHAGGDATGRAIVDALVAAVRVQAAGESTGSLTVLEHAALEDLLVQDGRVVGAELLTADGSRRPVHASATVLATGGAGQLFSHTTNPVVATGDGIAAAWRAGAALEDLEFYQFHPTALAVPGSFLLSEAVRGEGAVLRDEQGRRFLPGIDPRAELAPRDVVARAIAQVMAVQDGRPVLLDATGIGAERLRERFPTIDAAVRAAGFDWGSRPVPVTPAAHYWMGGIRTDLEGRTSLPGLSAAGECARTGVHGANRLASNSLLEGAVFGARAGDAAAGAARAGVGLTGAARAGVGLTGAAELPSASPAPGQSASTGVIRASSAIYAEAAHRAPVDTPPSPPSPPCALPGVPSRDVVPTSPPRVDPTPWTRSALQELMWSHVGLLRTGEQLTAAAAQLAVWQGPDPAALTTVGELEDRNLLDLARLLTAHALARTTSVGAHHRLDDPSVAPDDRIPAPDPSQEALAC; translated from the coding sequence ATGGCGCGGGAGCAGGAGGCCGGGCTGGGCACCGAGGTGCTGGTGGTCGGCTCCGGCATCGCGGGGCTGACGGCGGCGCTGCGCGCCTCTCGGCACGCGGACGTGCTGCTGGTGACCAAGACCGAGCTGGCCGACGGTTCGACCCGCCATGCCCAGGGCGGCATCGCCGGGGCGCTGGATCCCTCCGACAGCCCGGCCGCGCACGCCCGCGACACCCTCGCCGCGGGCGCCGGACTGGGCGAGACCGAGGCGGTGCGCGTGCTGTGCCAGGGCGGCCCCGACGCGATCGCCGACCTCATCGCCCGCGGTGTCGACTTCGACCGTGCGGCGGACGGCACCTACGCCTGCGGTCTCGAAGGTGCCCACGGCCGGCCACGCATCCTCCACGCCGGTGGGGACGCGACCGGGCGTGCGATCGTGGACGCCCTGGTCGCGGCGGTGCGCGTGCAGGCTGCGGGGGAGTCGACCGGGTCGCTGACCGTGCTCGAGCACGCCGCTCTCGAGGACCTGCTGGTCCAGGATGGCCGCGTGGTCGGTGCCGAGCTGCTGACGGCCGACGGGTCGCGGCGGCCGGTGCACGCCTCCGCGACAGTCCTCGCCACGGGTGGTGCCGGGCAGCTCTTCTCCCACACCACCAATCCCGTCGTCGCCACCGGTGACGGGATCGCCGCCGCCTGGCGGGCCGGTGCCGCGCTCGAGGACCTCGAGTTCTACCAGTTCCATCCCACCGCGCTCGCCGTGCCCGGGTCCTTCCTGCTGTCCGAAGCGGTGCGCGGTGAAGGGGCGGTGCTGCGCGACGAGCAGGGCCGGCGCTTCCTGCCCGGCATCGACCCGCGGGCGGAGCTCGCCCCGCGCGATGTGGTGGCCCGGGCCATCGCCCAGGTCATGGCCGTCCAGGACGGGCGGCCCGTGCTGCTGGACGCCACCGGGATCGGCGCGGAGCGCCTGCGGGAACGGTTCCCCACGATCGATGCCGCCGTGCGCGCGGCCGGGTTCGACTGGGGCAGCCGGCCCGTTCCCGTCACCCCGGCCGCGCACTACTGGATGGGTGGCATCCGCACCGATCTCGAGGGGCGCACCAGCCTGCCCGGTCTGTCCGCGGCGGGGGAGTGCGCCCGCACGGGCGTCCACGGCGCCAACCGCCTGGCCTCGAACTCGCTGCTCGAAGGCGCGGTGTTCGGAGCCCGGGCCGGTGACGCGGCGGCCGGCGCGGCCCGGGCGGGGGTGGGACTCACCGGCGCGGCCCGGGCGGGGGTGGGGCTCACCGGCGCGGCCGAGCTCCCCTCCGCGTCCCCGGCTCCCGGTCAGAGCGCATCCACGGGCGTTATACGAGCATCGAGCGCCATATATGCCGAGGCTGCTCACCGAGCGCCCGTGGATACGCCGCCCTCCCCTCCGTCTCCGCCATGTGCCCTGCCCGGGGTCCCCTCACGCGATGTCGTTCCCACGTCGCCGCCCCGCGTCGATCCCACGCCGTGGACCCGGTCCGCGCTGCAGGAGCTGATGTGGTCCCACGTCGGGCTGCTGCGCACGGGCGAGCAGCTCACCGCGGCCGCCGCGCAGCTCGCCGTCTGGCAGGGCCCGGACCCCGCCGCCCTCACCACGGTCGGCGAGCTCGAGGACCGCAATCTCCTCGACCTCGCCCGCCTGCTCACCGCCCACGCCCTGGCGCGGACCACATCCGTCGGCGCCCATCACCGCCTCGACGATCCGTCCGTCGCGCCGGACGATCGGATCCCCGCTCCCGACCCCTCGCAGGAGGCCCTCGCATGCTGA
- the nadC gene encoding carboxylating nicotinate-nucleotide diphosphorylase produces MLTTSPALPTAQIDPVVAAALAEDAPWGDLTGQVLLPADATASAQLVAREDGVAAGLAVFAAAFRLTDPATEVTARLADGDSFTAGDVLATVTGPARAVVQAERIALNFSQRMSGIATLTRRFVEAVEGTGAAITDTRKTTPGLRALERHAVRCGGGVNHRFSLSDAVMAKDNHLAVLQQQGLDLTEAIRHARVQLGHTTSLEVEVDRIDQIEPVIAGGVDIIMLDNFSLEDLARGVQLIAGRAIIEASGTVTLGTVGDIARTGVDVISSGALTHSARHLDLGLDMTVTSGA; encoded by the coding sequence ATGCTGACCACCTCGCCCGCCCTGCCGACCGCCCAGATCGACCCCGTCGTCGCCGCCGCGCTCGCCGAGGACGCCCCGTGGGGTGACCTGACCGGCCAGGTGCTCCTGCCCGCCGACGCCACCGCGAGCGCGCAGCTCGTCGCTCGCGAGGACGGCGTGGCCGCCGGTCTCGCGGTGTTCGCCGCCGCCTTCCGCCTCACCGATCCCGCCACCGAGGTGACCGCTCGCCTCGCCGACGGGGACAGCTTCACCGCCGGTGACGTGCTGGCCACCGTGACCGGGCCGGCCCGCGCCGTCGTCCAGGCCGAGCGGATCGCCCTGAACTTCAGCCAGCGGATGTCCGGCATCGCGACGCTCACCCGGCGCTTCGTCGAGGCCGTCGAGGGCACCGGCGCGGCCATCACCGACACCCGCAAGACCACCCCCGGCCTGCGCGCCCTCGAACGGCATGCCGTGCGCTGCGGCGGCGGGGTCAACCACCGCTTCTCCCTCTCGGACGCCGTGATGGCCAAGGACAACCACCTCGCGGTGCTCCAGCAGCAGGGCCTGGACCTCACGGAGGCGATCCGCCACGCCCGGGTCCAGCTCGGCCACACCACCTCCCTCGAGGTCGAGGTGGACCGGATCGATCAGATCGAGCCGGTCATCGCCGGCGGTGTCGACATCATCATGCTCGACAACTTCTCCCTCGAGGACCTCGCCCGGGGCGTGCAGCTGATCGCCGGCCGCGCGATCATCGAGGCCAGCGGCACCGTCACCCTCGGGACCGTCGGCGACATCGCCCGCACCGGGGTGGACGTCATCTCCTCCGGCGCCCTGACCCACAGCGCACGGCACCTCGACCTCGGCCTCGACATGACCGTCACCTCCGGAGCCTGA
- a CDS encoding cysteine desulfurase family protein codes for MLYLDTAATTPVRREALEAAWPYLTGTFGNPSSHHAVGEAAAAGLEDARRRVAAVLGVRRSDLVFTAGGTEAANLAIKGLALATPRGKHLVTAATEHEAVLETVDFLRRVHGFEVSHVGVAADGTITAEALRAALRKDTTLVSLALANNEIGTITDVRALAEVAHEVGALVHTDAVQAAGWLDLRGLGVDALTLSGHKLGAPKGIGLAMIRGRLPVEPLVHGGGQENGRRSGTENVAFAVALATALELAETEREQKAARLAPLRDHFLERVLTAREGVLRTGADPRHAGARLPGHASFCVSGRSGESILLDLAERGVIASSGSACAAGSDEPSHVLTALGIPREVAQTAVRITLPADVTAAQLAAATSALEEVLARP; via the coding sequence ATGCTCTACCTCGACACCGCCGCCACCACCCCGGTGCGCCGCGAAGCGCTCGAGGCCGCCTGGCCCTACCTCACCGGCACCTTCGGCAACCCCTCCAGCCACCACGCGGTGGGGGAGGCCGCCGCCGCGGGGCTGGAGGATGCCCGTCGGCGCGTGGCCGCCGTGCTCGGGGTGCGCCGCAGCGACCTCGTCTTCACCGCCGGCGGCACGGAGGCCGCGAACCTCGCGATCAAGGGGCTCGCGCTCGCGACTCCGCGCGGAAAGCACCTGGTCACCGCCGCCACCGAGCACGAGGCCGTGCTGGAGACCGTCGACTTCCTCCGCCGCGTCCACGGCTTCGAGGTCTCCCACGTCGGGGTCGCCGCCGACGGGACCATCACCGCCGAGGCCCTGCGTGCCGCGCTGCGGAAGGACACCACTCTGGTCTCCCTCGCGCTGGCGAACAACGAGATCGGCACGATCACGGACGTGCGGGCGCTCGCCGAGGTCGCCCACGAGGTCGGAGCCCTGGTCCACACCGATGCCGTCCAGGCCGCCGGGTGGCTGGACCTGCGCGGGCTCGGCGTCGATGCGCTGACCCTCTCGGGCCACAAGCTCGGCGCCCCCAAGGGGATCGGCCTGGCCATGATCCGCGGACGCCTGCCGGTGGAGCCGCTGGTCCACGGCGGCGGGCAGGAGAACGGCCGCCGATCCGGCACCGAGAACGTCGCCTTCGCCGTGGCCCTCGCGACCGCGCTCGAGCTCGCCGAGACCGAGCGGGAGCAGAAAGCGGCGCGCCTGGCCCCGCTGCGCGACCATTTCCTCGAGCGCGTGCTCACCGCGCGCGAGGGCGTGCTGCGGACCGGGGCGGATCCCCGCCATGCGGGGGCGCGGCTGCCGGGCCACGCATCCTTCTGCGTGTCCGGTCGCAGCGGGGAGTCGATCCTGCTGGACCTCGCCGAGCGCGGCGTGATCGCCTCCAGCGGCTCGGCCTGCGCCGCCGGCAGCGACGAGCCCTCCCACGTGCTCACGGCTCTGGGCATCCCCCGCGAGGTCGCCCAGACCGCGGTGCGCATCACCCTGCCCGCCGACGTCACGGCCGCACAGCTCGCGGCGGCCACCTCCGCGCTCGAGGAGGTCCTCGCCCGCCCGTGA
- a CDS encoding nucleotidyltransferase family protein — protein sequence MTDQSSPPSADAPADTAAAAPAVTRAVILARGLGTRMRTADESAALDEKQAAVAASGVKALIDVGRPFLDYVVSVLADVGVTEICLVIGPEHEVLREYAARVSGGRVTVSTAVQAEPRGTADAVAAARDFAGDQRVIVLNSDNYYPREALAALAAAPGSALVGFDREAMVTGSNIPAERIRAFALVAADEQGRLQDIVEKPDEQTLAAYGEQAPVSMNAWLFTPAIFDACARIEPSVRGELEIIDAVRLLVAEGEAVTVVPAAVGVLDMSSRGDVAGVQEALAGIEVRL from the coding sequence GTGACCGACCAGAGCTCCCCGCCCTCCGCCGATGCCCCCGCCGACACCGCTGCTGCCGCCCCTGCCGTCACCCGTGCCGTGATCCTCGCCCGCGGACTCGGCACCCGCATGCGCACGGCCGACGAGAGCGCCGCGCTCGACGAGAAGCAGGCCGCCGTCGCTGCCAGCGGCGTCAAAGCCCTCATCGACGTCGGCCGCCCCTTCCTCGACTACGTCGTCTCCGTGCTCGCGGACGTCGGCGTCACCGAGATCTGCCTGGTCATCGGCCCCGAGCACGAGGTGCTGCGCGAGTACGCCGCGCGCGTCAGCGGCGGCCGCGTCACCGTCAGCACGGCCGTGCAGGCCGAGCCCCGGGGCACTGCGGACGCCGTCGCCGCCGCCCGCGACTTCGCCGGCGACCAGCGGGTGATCGTGCTGAACTCGGACAACTACTACCCGCGCGAGGCCCTCGCCGCGCTCGCCGCCGCCCCGGGCAGCGCCCTGGTCGGCTTCGACCGCGAGGCGATGGTGACGGGCTCCAACATCCCCGCCGAGCGGATCCGCGCCTTCGCCCTGGTCGCCGCCGATGAACAGGGCCGCCTCCAGGACATCGTCGAGAAGCCCGACGAGCAGACTCTCGCCGCCTACGGCGAGCAGGCCCCGGTCTCGATGAACGCCTGGCTGTTCACCCCCGCGATCTTCGACGCCTGCGCCCGCATCGAGCCGTCCGTGCGCGGCGAGCTCGAGATCATCGACGCCGTGCGGCTCCTGGTCGCCGAGGGCGAGGCCGTCACCGTCGTCCCCGCCGCTGTCGGGGTGCTGGACATGTCCTCCCGCGGCGACGTCGCCGGCGTGCAAGAGGCTCTGGCCGGGATCGAGGTGCGCCTGTGA
- a CDS encoding galactokinase family protein gives MSDALEELTAGAPGTSTCWFVPGRIEVLGKHTDYAGGRSLLAAVDTGHTITASARQDRVLRARSEGADGTVMIDLDRPEESAADETEGHWGGYVRTVAARLEKNFPGQLRGADVTVTSTLPLAAGMSSSSALVVGLALALIDLSGLAADPAFTREITTIEKLGEYCGTIENGQSFGSLAGERGVGTFGGSEDHTAVLCGVPDALVQYSFCPVRHERTVGLGDELVLVVAVSGVEAAKTGAAREAYNRVSRAVIELVLRWQEATGGREETLADALASATDAAARLRELAAADDYLVGRLEQFLTESEQIIPAASTALETGDLEEFGRLVDLSQTGAETGLRNQVPETIALQRLAREHGAHAASAFGAGFGGSVWALVPADGAERFAAEWLEAYRAAHPERCDATTAITRPGGAARRVRR, from the coding sequence GTGAGCGACGCCCTCGAGGAGCTCACCGCCGGAGCCCCCGGCACCTCCACCTGCTGGTTCGTGCCCGGACGCATCGAGGTCCTCGGCAAGCACACCGACTACGCGGGCGGCCGCTCCCTGCTGGCCGCCGTCGACACCGGCCACACGATCACCGCGAGCGCCCGGCAGGACCGCGTGCTGCGCGCCCGCTCCGAAGGCGCCGACGGGACCGTCATGATCGACCTGGACCGTCCCGAGGAGTCCGCCGCCGACGAGACCGAGGGGCACTGGGGCGGGTACGTGCGCACCGTCGCCGCCCGCCTGGAGAAGAACTTCCCCGGACAGCTCCGCGGCGCCGACGTCACCGTCACCTCCACCCTCCCGCTGGCGGCCGGGATGTCCAGCTCCTCAGCGCTGGTCGTCGGCCTCGCCCTGGCGCTGATCGACCTCTCCGGCCTCGCCGCCGATCCCGCCTTCACCCGCGAGATCACCACCATCGAGAAGCTCGGCGAGTACTGCGGCACCATCGAGAACGGGCAGAGCTTCGGGTCCCTGGCCGGGGAGCGCGGGGTGGGCACCTTCGGCGGCAGCGAGGACCACACCGCGGTGCTGTGCGGCGTGCCCGACGCCCTCGTGCAGTACTCCTTCTGCCCCGTGCGCCACGAGCGCACCGTCGGCCTCGGTGACGAGCTCGTCCTGGTGGTCGCCGTCAGCGGGGTCGAGGCCGCCAAGACCGGCGCCGCTCGCGAGGCGTACAACCGCGTCTCGCGCGCGGTCATCGAGCTGGTGCTGCGCTGGCAGGAGGCCACCGGCGGCCGGGAGGAGACCCTCGCCGACGCGCTCGCGAGCGCGACGGACGCCGCGGCGCGCCTGCGCGAGCTCGCCGCCGCCGACGACTACCTCGTCGGCCGCCTCGAGCAGTTCCTCACCGAATCCGAGCAGATCATCCCCGCCGCGTCGACCGCGCTGGAGACGGGCGATCTCGAGGAGTTCGGGCGCCTCGTCGACCTCTCCCAGACCGGCGCCGAGACCGGGCTGCGCAACCAGGTCCCCGAGACCATCGCCCTGCAGCGCCTCGCCCGCGAGCACGGCGCCCACGCCGCGAGCGCCTTCGGAGCCGGCTTCGGCGGCAGCGTCTGGGCCCTCGTCCCGGCCGACGGGGCCGAGCGCTTCGCCGCCGAGTGGCTGGAGGCCTACCGCGCCGCCCACCCCGAGCGCTGCGACGCCACCACCGCGATCACCCGCCCCGGCGGAGCCGCCCGGCGCGTGCGCCGCTGA
- a CDS encoding WXG100 family type VII secretion target has product MSGFWGADTEALREMGSASVRRAELLADLESVLASRIDSMEWTGDDAEAFRADWAGKVRPGMQDCFVELRHQARRLLSHAEEQEHASSPDSIGGALGGSTLDIRPPRP; this is encoded by the coding sequence ATGAGCGGGTTCTGGGGCGCCGACACGGAGGCGCTGCGGGAGATGGGGTCCGCCTCGGTGCGCCGTGCAGAGCTGCTGGCCGATCTCGAATCCGTGCTCGCCTCGCGCATCGATTCCATGGAGTGGACCGGGGACGACGCCGAGGCGTTCCGCGCGGACTGGGCCGGGAAGGTCCGGCCCGGCATGCAGGACTGCTTCGTGGAGCTGCGTCACCAAGCGCGGCGTCTGCTCAGCCACGCCGAGGAGCAGGAGCACGCCTCCAGCCCGGACAGCATCGGCGGTGCCCTCGGCGGGTCTACCCTGGACATCCGGCCACCTCGACCCTGA
- a CDS encoding aminodeoxychorismate lyase: MTSSSTDTPAPVLVLVPGAAGTPHDGSAPFRLADPAVPQLSITDLVATRGDGIFETIGAFDGRPINVGPHLARLARSASLLQMPAPHQETLLAAIDAAIEAHADVPELTIRVMYTRGIEGAGTPTCWIDAHVSDDWAPYRRGIRVAALDRGLSTAVPETSPWLLPGAKTLSYAVNMAAVREAKRRGAQDALFVATDGYVLEGPTSTLLVRRGDAFLTTPVSAGVLPGTCVTTLFTALQDEGHEVREQLMTVADVAGSDGAWLLSSTRLAAPITHLDEAELPLDLELTERFEALLSGRA, translated from the coding sequence ATGACCTCGTCCAGCACGGACACCCCTGCACCGGTTCTCGTCCTCGTCCCCGGAGCGGCTGGGACCCCGCACGACGGCAGCGCCCCCTTCCGCCTCGCCGACCCCGCGGTGCCGCAGCTGTCGATCACCGACCTGGTGGCCACCCGCGGCGACGGCATCTTCGAGACCATCGGCGCCTTCGACGGACGACCCATCAACGTCGGCCCCCACCTGGCGCGCCTCGCCCGCAGCGCCTCCCTGCTCCAGATGCCCGCGCCTCACCAGGAGACGCTCCTCGCCGCGATCGACGCCGCGATCGAGGCCCACGCCGACGTCCCCGAGCTGACCATCCGCGTGATGTACACCCGGGGCATCGAGGGTGCCGGCACCCCCACCTGCTGGATCGATGCGCACGTCTCCGACGACTGGGCCCCGTACCGCCGCGGGATCCGCGTGGCCGCCCTGGACCGCGGCCTGTCCACGGCCGTCCCGGAGACCAGCCCCTGGCTGCTGCCCGGCGCGAAGACCCTCAGCTATGCCGTGAACATGGCGGCCGTCCGCGAGGCGAAGCGCCGCGGCGCGCAGGACGCCCTGTTCGTCGCGACCGACGGCTACGTGCTCGAAGGGCCGACGTCGACGCTGCTGGTGCGCCGCGGCGACGCCTTCCTCACCACGCCCGTCAGCGCCGGTGTGCTGCCCGGAACTTGCGTGACCACCCTGTTCACCGCGCTGCAGGACGAGGGTCACGAGGTGCGCGAGCAGCTGATGACCGTGGCGGACGTCGCCGGCTCCGACGGGGCCTGGCTGCTGTCCTCCACCCGTCTGGCGGCCCCGATCACCCACCTCGACGAGGCCGAGCTGCCGCTCGACCTCGAGCTCACCGAGCGTTTCGAGGCGCTGCTGTCCGGGAGGGCATGA
- a CDS encoding PTS sugar transporter subunit IIA encodes MSSNERDHDDAHGEDAAGPVPLALTVVVARLDVTDPADVLRSLSGFLLDAGAVTLDFPEALQAREQRYPTGLPTPIPTAIPHADPEHVLTPGLALATLARPVPFGEMGGTGGTVDARLVAMPLLSDVREHLIALQRLMGLLRDEEAVADLLEAADETELRERAEAHLRAGPAAPGPGTDDTEEHHA; translated from the coding sequence ATGAGCTCGAACGAGCGAGACCACGATGACGCCCACGGCGAGGATGCGGCAGGACCCGTCCCCCTCGCGCTGACCGTCGTCGTCGCCCGCCTGGACGTCACCGATCCCGCGGACGTGCTGCGCTCGCTGTCCGGCTTCCTGCTCGACGCCGGCGCCGTGACGCTCGACTTCCCCGAGGCCCTGCAGGCGCGTGAGCAGCGCTATCCCACGGGCCTGCCCACCCCCATCCCCACCGCGATCCCGCACGCGGACCCCGAGCACGTGCTCACTCCCGGACTGGCGCTCGCGACCCTCGCCCGTCCCGTCCCCTTCGGGGAGATGGGAGGGACCGGCGGCACCGTTGACGCCCGCCTGGTGGCGATGCCGCTGCTCAGCGACGTCCGAGAACACCTCATCGCCCTGCAGCGATTGATGGGTCTGCTGCGGGACGAGGAGGCGGTCGCCGATCTGCTGGAGGCGGCCGACGAGACGGAGCTGCGCGAGCGCGCCGAGGCCCACCTCCGTGCCGGTCCGGCCGCTCCCGGACCAGGCACCGATGACACCGAGGAGCACCACGCATGA
- a CDS encoding NUDIX domain-containing protein, which produces MRTPRLGVKALIVRDGHVLMNRYIDPDGSTVFALPGGGQEHGEDQVAALIRECREEIGALIEVHQAACLFEIMMDTRMVDASPIPPFHQVNVAYWCGLAEGEEPGKGTEPDPGQAGTAWLPLAGLDAYDVRPTRLARWLESDPSSRPFSLGAGG; this is translated from the coding sequence ATGAGGACGCCGCGGCTGGGGGTGAAGGCACTGATCGTCCGCGACGGCCACGTGCTCATGAACCGCTACATCGATCCCGACGGCAGCACGGTGTTCGCCCTGCCCGGCGGCGGCCAGGAGCACGGCGAGGACCAGGTCGCGGCGCTGATCCGCGAGTGCCGCGAGGAGATCGGTGCGCTCATCGAGGTGCACCAGGCGGCGTGCCTGTTCGAGATCATGATGGATACGCGCATGGTGGACGCATCCCCGATCCCGCCGTTCCACCAGGTCAACGTCGCCTACTGGTGCGGCCTCGCCGAAGGGGAGGAGCCCGGGAAGGGCACCGAGCCCGATCCGGGGCAGGCGGGCACGGCCTGGTTGCCGCTGGCAGGTCTGGATGCCTACGACGTCCGGCCGACGCGGCTCGCCCGCTGGCTGGAATCCGACCCCAGCAGCCGTCCGTTCTCGCTGGGGGCCGGGGGCTGA
- a CDS encoding NAD(P)-dependent oxidoreductase: MSRITVIGGTGYAGSAIVAEAAGRGHQVTALSRSAPEEPVPHVTYLQGDAGDEATLSWAIADADVVVDALAPRGAQAGTWRDSHRAIARVADATGVRLIIVGGASSLRPAPGADRFVSDLSGIPEELHEEIREGAAFIIEDLPATPATLDWLFVSPALRFGAHLPAEQLGRYRLGDDVAVQSDGGVISAADYALGLVDLVETSDHHRAHLNLGH, encoded by the coding sequence ATGTCTCGCATCACCGTCATCGGAGGCACCGGCTACGCCGGTTCCGCCATCGTCGCCGAGGCCGCCGGACGCGGCCACCAGGTCACCGCGCTGAGCCGCTCGGCCCCTGAGGAGCCGGTTCCTCACGTGACCTACCTCCAGGGCGATGCCGGCGACGAGGCGACGCTGTCCTGGGCCATCGCCGACGCCGACGTCGTGGTCGACGCGCTCGCCCCTCGCGGCGCGCAGGCCGGGACCTGGCGCGATTCCCACCGGGCCATCGCCCGCGTGGCCGATGCCACCGGCGTGCGTCTGATCATCGTCGGCGGCGCCTCCTCGCTGCGTCCCGCGCCCGGAGCGGATCGTTTCGTGAGCGACCTCAGCGGCATCCCCGAGGAGCTCCACGAGGAGATCCGAGAGGGAGCGGCGTTCATCATCGAGGACCTCCCGGCCACACCCGCGACGCTCGACTGGCTGTTCGTGAGCCCGGCTCTGAGGTTCGGCGCGCATCTGCCCGCCGAGCAGCTCGGCCGCTATCGACTCGGCGACGACGTCGCGGTCCAGAGCGACGGCGGCGTGATCTCCGCCGCGGACTACGCCCTCGGTCTGGTCGATCTGGTCGAGACGAGCGATCACCACCGCGCGCACCTCAACCTCGGCCACTGA